gtacctattatataatttatatataaatatagatatatatatatatatatatatatatataaagtattcttTTAACCATTTACATGGATATGAGTATTTATATCCGTTAACTGGTAGTAGGAATGAAGCCCCTTGTTAAATACAGATGATACAACTTCGTGAACGTATTCTTAAACCTGGGAAATAGTAAATTTGGAACACACAACGTACTGTGTGCCGCTCGGTTGCATTTTTCATTGTCTCTTGTGCCAATTGGATTGTAAGACGCAGTCTCTTTAAAACTTATGGTGCTCAGTTCGGCAATCCGCCTCTCATTAAGCGAAAAGCTTCGTGTACATCTTTCTCTTAATAAGTCTGTCAGTCTTTTTCGTAACTCCTGCCAGACCAGGTCTCTTCagaagtctgtctgtctttctcgaCTCCTTCTGCCAGATCAGGTCTCTTCAGAAGGTTGTCAGTCTTTTTCGTAACTCCTTTTGCTAGATCAGGTTTCTTCAGAAGTCTGTCAGTCTTTTTCGTAACTCCTTCTGCCAGATCAGGTTTCTTCAGAAGTCTGTCAGTCTTTTTTCGTAACTCCTTTTTCCAGATCAGGTTTCTTCACTGTCAGTCTTTTCTTCTGCCAGATCAGGTCTGTCATTCTTTTTCAGAAGATCAGGTTTCTTCAGAAGTCTGTCTTTTTCGTAACTCCTTTTTGCCAGATCAGGTTTCTTCAGTCTGTCAGTCTTTTCGAACTCCTTTTGCCAGATCAGGTTTCTTCAGAAGTCTGTCTCTTTTCGTAACTTCTTTTGCCAGATCAGGTCTCTTCagaagtctgtctgtctttttcgtAACTCCTTCTGTCAGACCAGGTCTCTTCAGAAGTCGGTCTGTCTTTTTCGTAACTCCTTCTGCCAGATCAGGTCTCTTCagaagtctgtctgtctttttcgaCTCCTTCTGCCAGATCAGGTCTCTCCagaagtctgtctgtcttttttcgTAACTTCTTCTGTCAGATAAGGTCTCTTCAGAAGTCCGTCTGTCTTTTTCGTAACTCCTTTTTGCCAGATcaggtttcttcttttttcaaCTCCTTTTGCCAGATCAGGTTTCTTCAGAAGTCTGTCAGTCTTTTTCGTAACTCCTTTTGCCAGATCAGGTTTCTTCAGAAGTCTGTCAGTCTTTTTCGTAACTCCTTTTGCCAGATCAGGTTTCTTCAGAAGTCTGTCAGTCTTTTTCGTAACTCCTTTTGCCAGATCAGGTCTCTTCAGAAGTCTGTCTCTTTTCGTAACTCCTTTTGCCAGATCAGGTTTCTTCAGAAGTCTGTCAGTCTTTTTCGTAACTCCTTTTGCCAGATCAGGTCTCTTCAGAAGTCTGTCATTCTTTTTCGTAACTCCTTTTGCCAGATCAGGTTTCTTCAGAAGTCTGTCAGTCTTTTTCGTAACTCCTTTTGCCAGATCAGGTCTCTTCagaagtctgtctgtctttttcgtAACTCCTTTTGCCAGATCAGGTTTCTTCAGAAGTCTGTCagtcttttttccttttgccaGATCAGGTTTCTTCAGAAGTCTGTCTAACTCTTTTGCCAGATCAGGTTTCAGAAGTCTGTCAGTCTTTTTTCGTAACTCCTTTTGCCAGATCAGGTTTCTTCAGAAGTCTGTCAGTCTTTTCGTAACTCCTTTTGCCAGATCAGGTCTCTTCAGAAGTCTGTCATTCTTTTTCGTAACTCCTTTTTGCCAGATCAGGTTTCTTCAGAAGTCTGTCAGTCTTTTCGTAACTCCTTTTTGCCAGATCAGGTTTCTTCAGAAGTCTGTCAGTCTTTTTCTAACTCCTTTTTTGCCAGATCAGGTCTCT
This genomic stretch from Macrobrachium rosenbergii isolate ZJJX-2024 chromosome 23, ASM4041242v1, whole genome shotgun sequence harbors:
- the LOC136851108 gene encoding uncharacterized protein produces the protein MRKTDRLLKRPDLTEGVTRKTDRLLKRPDLTEGVTKKTDRLLKRPGLAGVVMKKTDRLLKRPDLAKEVTKKTDRLLKKPDLELRKKTDRLLKPDLAKELDRLLKKPDLAKGKKTDRLLKKPDLAKGVTKKTDRLLKRPDLAKGVTKKTDRLLKKPDLAKGVTKKNDRLLKRPDLAKGVTKKTDRLLKKPDLAKGVTKRDRLLKRPDLAKGVTKKTDRLLKKPDLAKGVTKKTDRLLKKPDLAKGVTKKTDRLLKKPDLAKGVEKRRNLIWQKGVTKKTDGLLKRPYLTEEVTKKDRQTSGET